One window from the genome of Cyclobacterium amurskyense encodes:
- a CDS encoding TonB-dependent receptor — translation MIKNLLRLCSLFLLMIAQHSFAQTPDQNRISGIFSGVSFERFAQMIESKSDYRMYFKQTDVDTLIININAYESPIEDLLKEVFKSTDLYYSIDNENRVFISKGSALDMKLSPGYFEVQKEGNGLILATNDQEEAKDRAFAKNRLWEVGNSNASPGSTSAVLKGQITSFESGEPIIGALIYTTGQNAKSISDEFGNYSITLPKGRHTLIFQNFGAYQEQRQVNILGDGQLNVEMDDNIISLTEVTVTSEKSANIERPEMGLATITVQSLKKLPAVLGEVDVLRAILTLPGVKTVGEASAGFNVRGGAADQNLILFNGSTIYNPTHLFGLFSAFNPDMVESVDLYKAGVPVQFGGRLSSVLDIKSKYGSSEKLKGGGGIGLMTSRLYLEGPLSDKTTFAVGGRTTYSNWLFGFLDEESEFRDSRAAFHDLNLNMKHQLNENNELTFSAYWSKDSFRFDKDTLFNYQNRNLSATWTHYFSDRLEGKFHIGHDQYSFDIQSEQDPLNAFTFGFGMDQSSWKNHFTYDLNDKHKLTLGMNAIYYNLNPGKQVPKGTESILLNERVTRENALETSFFLGDEYEFNPKLMFSYGLRYVVYNYLGPNTVNQYPPNSIKTEDTKTGEEVYAAGDLINTYQGPEVRFSARYALDNFTSIKAGYNSMRQHLHMLTNTSAIAPTDTWKLSDPHLAPQMGQQWAIGFFKNYQSNIIETSIEIYYRKMRNLVDFRSGASLILNDNIEQDVLNTQGRAYGVELMAKKTEGKLNGWISYTYSRSLLKTNPSELGEKVNRGKLYPSNFDQPHDVMLAGNFEFTKRINTSVNANYSTGRPITLPIAKFYYNGSERVFYSDRNDHRIPDYFRVDVSFNIEGNHKVKKLAHASWSLGVYNVLGRANPYSVYFSPENGTIQGYKLSIFARPIPFITYNFKF, via the coding sequence ATGATTAAGAATTTACTTAGGCTTTGCAGTCTTTTTCTGCTAATGATCGCCCAACATTCTTTTGCTCAAACCCCTGATCAGAATCGTATTTCGGGAATTTTTTCAGGTGTTTCCTTTGAACGATTTGCACAAATGATTGAGAGCAAATCTGATTATCGTATGTACTTCAAACAAACTGATGTAGACACGCTAATCATTAATATCAATGCTTACGAGAGCCCGATTGAAGACCTACTGAAAGAAGTTTTTAAATCCACTGATCTTTATTATTCAATAGACAATGAAAATAGGGTTTTCATTAGTAAGGGCTCGGCCCTAGACATGAAACTTTCTCCAGGATATTTTGAAGTTCAAAAAGAAGGGAATGGATTAATATTGGCCACGAATGACCAAGAAGAAGCGAAAGACAGAGCCTTTGCTAAAAACAGACTATGGGAAGTAGGAAACAGTAACGCATCTCCAGGGTCTACAAGTGCTGTATTAAAAGGGCAAATCACAAGCTTTGAATCTGGAGAACCTATTATTGGGGCTTTGATTTACACTACGGGACAAAATGCTAAATCCATATCTGACGAATTTGGCAATTATTCCATCACCTTACCAAAAGGTCGTCATACTTTAATCTTTCAAAATTTTGGTGCTTATCAGGAACAGAGGCAAGTAAATATCTTGGGAGATGGCCAATTGAATGTGGAGATGGATGATAATATTATCTCTCTGACAGAAGTCACTGTTACCTCTGAGAAATCTGCCAATATAGAACGACCTGAAATGGGATTGGCCACCATTACTGTACAATCCCTAAAAAAATTACCGGCAGTGTTGGGAGAAGTGGATGTACTTCGCGCAATATTGACCCTTCCTGGAGTAAAGACTGTTGGTGAAGCCAGTGCTGGGTTTAATGTAAGAGGGGGAGCTGCTGACCAAAACTTGATATTATTTAATGGGTCCACCATTTACAATCCTACCCACCTTTTTGGATTGTTTTCAGCTTTTAATCCAGACATGGTAGAAAGTGTGGACCTTTATAAAGCTGGGGTTCCCGTGCAGTTTGGAGGAAGATTATCATCTGTGCTTGATATCAAGAGTAAATATGGTTCCTCAGAAAAGCTTAAAGGAGGAGGAGGTATAGGATTAATGACCAGTAGACTCTATTTGGAAGGTCCACTTTCTGATAAAACAACTTTTGCAGTTGGAGGAAGGACCACTTATTCCAACTGGCTTTTTGGCTTTTTAGATGAGGAATCAGAGTTTAGGGACAGCAGGGCTGCATTCCATGATTTGAACCTAAACATGAAACACCAATTGAATGAAAACAACGAACTGACCTTTTCTGCTTATTGGAGTAAAGATTCCTTTCGATTTGATAAAGACACCTTATTTAACTACCAAAACAGAAACCTAAGCGCTACCTGGACTCATTATTTTAGTGATCGACTGGAGGGTAAATTTCATATTGGCCATGACCAATATTCTTTTGACATTCAAAGTGAACAAGATCCCTTAAATGCATTTACTTTTGGTTTTGGGATGGATCAAAGCAGTTGGAAAAATCATTTCACCTATGATCTCAATGACAAACACAAGTTGACCCTTGGTATGAATGCCATTTATTACAACCTCAACCCTGGAAAGCAAGTACCTAAAGGAACAGAGTCAATCCTGTTAAATGAGCGTGTAACTCGGGAAAATGCCTTAGAGACCTCCTTTTTTCTAGGAGATGAATATGAATTCAATCCAAAACTAATGTTCAGTTATGGATTGAGGTATGTGGTTTACAATTATTTGGGGCCTAATACAGTCAACCAATACCCTCCTAACTCCATAAAAACGGAGGACACAAAAACAGGTGAAGAGGTCTATGCCGCAGGAGACCTTATCAATACCTACCAAGGCCCGGAGGTTAGATTTTCTGCCCGCTATGCATTGGATAATTTCACTTCTATCAAGGCTGGATACAATAGCATGAGACAACATTTGCATATGCTTACCAATACTTCGGCCATAGCCCCCACTGACACCTGGAAATTAAGCGATCCACATTTAGCTCCTCAAATGGGGCAACAATGGGCCATAGGCTTCTTTAAAAATTACCAATCAAATATAATTGAAACTTCAATAGAAATCTACTATAGAAAAATGAGGAATTTGGTAGATTTCAGAAGTGGGGCCTCTTTAATTTTAAATGACAATATTGAACAAGATGTACTCAATACCCAAGGAAGGGCTTATGGAGTTGAGTTAATGGCGAAAAAAACTGAAGGTAAATTAAACGGATGGATAAGTTATACCTACTCACGCTCCTTGTTAAAAACCAACCCTAGTGAATTGGGCGAAAAAGTAAATAGAGGGAAATTGTATCCAAGTAATTTTGATCAACCACATGATGTTATGCTTGCAGGCAATTTCGAATTTACTAAGCGAATCAACACTTCAGTTAACGCGAATTACAGTACTGGAAGACCTATAACACTACCCATTGCAAAGTTTTATTACAATGGCTCTGAAAGAGTATTCTATTCCGATCGAAATGATCATAGAATTCCGGATTATTTCAGGGTAGATGTTTCCTTCAATATTGAAGGAAACCATAAAGTCAAAAAACTTGCCCACGCCTCATGGTCTTTGGGGGTATACAACGTACTAGGAAGGGCTAATCCTTATTCTGTATACTTCTCTCCAGAGAATGGCACCATTCAAGGTTACAAACTTTCCATTTTTGCAAGACCTATTCCTTTTATCACATATAACTTCAAATTTTGA
- a CDS encoding DUF4249 domain-containing protein encodes MDAVIKKIHLPVILGVLSLFFGCREPFSPELKDLNQNILVVEGFIEVGGGTTSIKLSMASPLYSDIPEFPVPGANITIFGENGKSWELNTDNFGAYVTDAILPENEIYTLSIDLSNGQSYVSDKIKPIISPEFDITFTQEDGDVQIYSNTTGNDDAEFFLWQYDETWVYRTPHTSFFSYDKITKEMVDIPLDQLTNRCYNFDQSRRIILEASSRFENSRIFQKELLTIDSLSEKLGIRYRIKAKQFAIDREAYIFWEGIRKNSDDIGDIFSPLPSAVTSNIYSIEDPDEPVIGYISAGKSQEKILYIQNSDVVPWRTSIQDYFGCIIDTIAPPDYEEIFGLLNFIPLYEYCDDLPCGGFFASTEGCTDCRLRGGVLEKPDYWKDE; translated from the coding sequence ATGGATGCTGTAATAAAAAAAATACACCTTCCTGTGATTTTAGGGGTTCTTTCCCTCTTCTTTGGTTGCAGAGAGCCTTTTTCTCCAGAGCTCAAAGACCTCAATCAGAATATTTTGGTGGTTGAAGGATTTATTGAAGTCGGCGGTGGCACTACTAGCATTAAGCTATCTATGGCCTCTCCTCTTTACAGTGATATCCCGGAATTCCCTGTTCCTGGAGCAAACATTACTATTTTTGGGGAGAATGGTAAAAGTTGGGAGTTAAATACTGACAATTTTGGCGCTTATGTCACGGATGCTATTCTTCCTGAAAATGAAATTTATACACTTTCAATAGATTTAAGCAATGGACAAAGTTATGTTTCTGATAAAATCAAACCTATCATAAGCCCAGAATTTGACATCACATTTACCCAAGAAGATGGAGATGTGCAGATTTATAGTAACACCACGGGGAATGATGATGCAGAATTTTTCTTATGGCAATATGATGAAACCTGGGTTTACCGCACTCCACATACTTCCTTCTTTAGTTATGACAAGATTACAAAGGAAATGGTTGATATTCCATTGGACCAATTGACGAACAGGTGTTATAACTTTGATCAATCAAGGAGAATAATATTGGAGGCCTCCTCCCGATTTGAGAACAGTAGAATATTTCAAAAAGAATTATTAACTATAGACAGTTTATCTGAAAAGTTAGGTATCCGCTATAGAATCAAAGCCAAACAGTTTGCCATCGATAGGGAAGCTTATATATTTTGGGAAGGAATAAGGAAAAACTCTGATGATATTGGCGATATTTTCAGCCCATTACCATCTGCAGTGACGAGCAATATTTACTCCATTGAAGATCCGGATGAACCGGTCATTGGCTATATTTCTGCAGGTAAATCCCAAGAAAAAATCCTGTACATCCAAAACAGTGATGTCGTCCCTTGGCGAACGTCCATCCAAGATTATTTCGGTTGTATTATTGACACTATAGCACCACCGGATTATGAAGAGATCTTTGGTTTATTGAATTTTATACCCTTGTATGAATATTGTGATGATTTACCTTGTGGCGGTTTTTTCGCTTCAACGGAAGGATGTACGGATTGTAGACTCAGAGGTGGAGTTCTCGAGAAACCAGACTATTGGAAGGATGAATAG
- a CDS encoding trans-sulfuration enzyme family protein, with translation MDYKNFETQAVRIAASSSNQREHSAPIYLSSSFVFDSAEQARQMFADEIEGNIYSRYANPNTSDLIEKVCAAEGTESGVTTASGMAAMFGSMASLLRQGDHVLASRSLFGSTHQLLTRVFPKWGISHTYGDISEIDQWERLVQPNTKMLFIETPSNPGLEIIDLEYIAKFANAHNLVLVVDNCFATPYLQQPAKWGAHIVTHSATKFIDGQGRVLGGLILGKKELIDEVQFFMRHTGPSLSPFNAWILAKSMETLAVRMDRHCESALKIAQYFEGNKEVEVVKYPFLTSHPQYHLAKKQMKHGGGIITLTLKGGLSRAKKFIDQLQMISVTANLGDSRSIVTHPASTTHSKLTEEEREKVGILNGLVRLSVGLEHVDDIILDIERALEKSKN, from the coding sequence ATGGATTATAAAAATTTTGAAACACAAGCAGTAAGGATAGCTGCCTCCTCCTCAAATCAAAGAGAACATTCTGCTCCTATTTACTTAAGTTCCAGTTTTGTCTTTGATTCAGCAGAACAAGCTAGGCAAATGTTTGCTGATGAAATTGAGGGGAATATTTATTCCAGATATGCAAACCCTAATACAAGTGATTTAATAGAAAAAGTATGTGCTGCAGAGGGCACAGAGAGTGGTGTCACAACTGCTTCCGGGATGGCGGCAATGTTTGGCAGCATGGCGTCCTTACTTAGGCAAGGAGACCATGTTCTAGCTTCCAGATCATTGTTTGGGTCTACACACCAACTTTTAACGCGTGTATTCCCTAAATGGGGGATTTCGCATACTTATGGAGACATTTCTGAAATTGACCAATGGGAGCGTTTGGTTCAACCAAACACAAAGATGTTGTTTATAGAAACTCCTTCAAATCCAGGATTAGAAATCATAGATTTAGAATACATTGCCAAATTCGCAAATGCACACAACCTTGTTTTGGTTGTGGACAATTGCTTTGCTACACCTTATCTCCAGCAGCCTGCAAAATGGGGAGCACATATTGTCACCCATAGCGCAACCAAATTTATCGACGGACAAGGAAGAGTGCTTGGAGGATTGATATTAGGTAAAAAGGAATTAATAGATGAGGTTCAGTTTTTCATGCGTCATACTGGCCCTTCATTATCACCTTTTAATGCATGGATATTGGCCAAAAGCATGGAGACTTTGGCTGTTAGAATGGATAGACATTGTGAAAGTGCACTTAAAATCGCCCAATATTTTGAAGGCAATAAAGAAGTGGAAGTAGTAAAGTATCCATTTTTGACTTCTCACCCACAATATCATCTTGCCAAAAAACAAATGAAACATGGAGGAGGAATCATCACCCTTACTTTAAAAGGGGGATTATCCAGAGCTAAAAAGTTCATTGATCAATTACAAATGATCTCTGTAACTGCCAATCTGGGCGATAGCCGTAGCATTGTTACCCATCCTGCTTCTACCACGCACAGTAAACTTACGGAGGAAGAGAGAGAGAAAGTAGGCATTTTAAATGGTCTTGTTAGGCTATCTGTAGGTTTGGAACATGTGGATGATATAATTCTGGATATAGAAAGAGCACTAGAAAAGTCCAAAAACTAA
- a CDS encoding alpha/beta hydrolase, translated as MVSFIKTSIFLSLFIAFISNAYTQVDTVRHYSQSLNKEMPYAITFPDSYNNNNDGYPVVYLLHGAGGDYSNWHKSVKNSGLLSQLANTYEVLIVTPEVGPYSYYYNSPLMDSVRYESYITNDLIKEIDGKYRTIADKSGRAITGLSMGGHGALMLGAKHPELFAAIGSMSGVTNIDTRLWDVDENRRSQRVNQQKEMLGAINYDAPYSTYTAVGLIDKMKEKGIKMIIDCGTEDFLVKVNRQFHKLLLEAGVEHDYIERPGAHNWEYWTNALPYHFLFFDNILSKKFAKNSLN; from the coding sequence ATGGTTTCCTTCATCAAAACTAGCATTTTTCTTTCCCTCTTTATCGCATTTATCAGCAATGCCTATACGCAGGTTGATACTGTAAGGCATTACAGCCAAAGCCTTAACAAGGAAATGCCTTATGCAATCACTTTCCCTGATTCTTATAACAATAATAACGATGGATATCCTGTGGTTTATCTGCTACATGGTGCCGGAGGTGATTACAGCAATTGGCATAAGAGTGTAAAAAATTCAGGACTACTTTCCCAATTGGCCAATACTTATGAAGTACTTATAGTTACTCCAGAAGTTGGCCCTTATAGCTATTACTATAATAGTCCATTAATGGATTCTGTACGCTACGAATCCTACATTACAAATGACCTAATAAAAGAAATAGATGGAAAGTATAGAACCATTGCTGACAAATCTGGTAGAGCAATCACAGGACTTTCTATGGGAGGACATGGGGCGTTGATGTTAGGTGCAAAACATCCCGAGTTGTTTGCAGCAATAGGATCCATGAGCGGTGTTACCAATATTGATACTAGGCTTTGGGATGTAGATGAAAACAGAAGGTCGCAAAGGGTTAATCAGCAAAAGGAAATGTTAGGTGCTATTAATTATGATGCGCCTTACAGTACCTATACCGCTGTAGGATTAATTGACAAAATGAAGGAAAAGGGTATCAAAATGATTATAGATTGTGGGACAGAGGATTTTCTAGTAAAGGTCAACAGGCAATTTCACAAGCTACTATTGGAGGCCGGAGTGGAACATGATTATATTGAAAGACCTGGAGCCCATAATTGGGAATATTGGACCAATGCACTTCCCTATCATTTTCTTTTCTTTGATAACATTTTATCAAAAAAATTTGCTAAAAACTCTCTTAATTAA
- a CDS encoding FAD/NAD(P)-binding oxidoreductase, with protein MKNRILQKSKENSPHLVVVGMGLSGIDFILRWQKKVKQSDVTFFEESGFTPLLLDAFFSLKGKTLTSICEDPSYYHVDNIKVRFNSSSVKDINTRDNKIYHSTGYTSYDFLLIIHEFDQIRIVTNNNYYNHPSFFKLSNNFENEEVTEKEIAIEGHDLLTLALAIKFLNDGLKPTIYCDKSRLAMGEIPKEEAWLIGKYFKNLGIGIKFEKRFSEKLPNGLSQICIKENSNKLAQPINSSLMEYGEMPLLTRLKLEEFYPVRVVRKNSKHCTDVVSIREKSAVDINEKGEALDGYSVDQRKNKCEREGVLFNQYVFKELSWQTYGEISTKWGADTQNFYWEHPEGGISFRMHYRKMDFSIKGIACLGISFNKTFIVNALQSNCKAYDFIDRIDEGMERNVYSFKVYPLIKKSFDVEFKKNIKSHRSSLIKRVFSKFF; from the coding sequence TTGAAAAACAGAATACTCCAAAAGAGCAAAGAAAATTCACCACACCTGGTTGTTGTTGGAATGGGTTTATCGGGGATAGATTTTATACTTAGGTGGCAAAAAAAGGTTAAACAGTCAGATGTTACTTTTTTCGAGGAATCTGGTTTTACCCCCCTTTTATTGGATGCATTTTTTTCATTAAAAGGTAAAACTTTGACATCCATATGTGAAGATCCTAGCTATTACCATGTGGACAACATAAAGGTTAGATTTAACTCCTCAAGTGTAAAGGATATTAACACAAGAGACAATAAAATCTATCACAGTACCGGCTACACTTCTTATGATTTTTTGTTAATTATTCATGAATTCGATCAAATTAGAATTGTTACCAATAACAATTACTATAACCATCCTTCTTTCTTTAAACTTTCAAATAATTTTGAAAATGAGGAGGTTACAGAAAAAGAAATCGCCATAGAAGGCCATGATTTGCTTACTCTGGCATTGGCAATAAAATTTTTGAATGATGGACTAAAACCTACAATATATTGCGATAAGTCTAGATTGGCAATGGGCGAAATACCCAAAGAGGAAGCCTGGCTAATTGGGAAATATTTTAAAAATTTAGGAATAGGGATAAAGTTTGAAAAGAGGTTTTCCGAAAAATTACCGAATGGTTTAAGTCAAATATGTATTAAAGAGAATAGCAATAAATTGGCACAGCCTATAAACAGCTCTTTAATGGAATATGGTGAAATGCCTTTATTGACTCGATTAAAGTTAGAGGAGTTTTACCCTGTTAGGGTTGTGAGAAAAAATAGTAAACATTGTACAGATGTAGTTTCAATCCGAGAAAAATCAGCCGTTGACATCAATGAGAAAGGGGAAGCATTGGATGGTTATTCTGTGGATCAGCGAAAAAACAAGTGTGAGCGAGAAGGTGTTTTATTTAACCAGTATGTTTTTAAGGAACTTTCTTGGCAAACCTATGGGGAAATATCCACTAAATGGGGTGCTGATACCCAAAATTTTTATTGGGAACATCCGGAGGGAGGAATTTCTTTTAGAATGCACTATAGAAAAATGGATTTTTCTATAAAAGGCATTGCTTGTTTAGGCATTAGTTTCAATAAAACTTTTATTGTAAACGCGCTGCAATCAAATTGTAAAGCCTATGATTTTATTGATCGGATCGACGAGGGAATGGAGAGGAATGTATATTCCTTTAAGGTCTACCCATTAATTAAAAAATCTTTTGATGTAGAGTTTAAAAAAAACATAAAAAGTCACCGGTCTTCATTAATTAAGAGAGTTTTTAGCAAATTTTTTTGA
- a CDS encoding DUF4407 domain-containing protein, whose protein sequence is MNKLERFLVFCSGAYQPLVKRCPGSIHQFIGIGGTVLFTAVFAGLSVGYALFTVFESIFAVLAVGIVWMLMIFNLDRYIVSTLKKREKFLSEFKQAIPRLLLAVLIALVIAKPLELKIFEKEINRELDRQRLATISDSKDEIKAGYPELLDLEAQIDELNAEIKEKEAFRNQKQIEYDNERFGVKTSETTGRAGIGINAEKKERQLDQAQQDLEYTQSLNRKKIDDLVKQKYELNEKMAGELDYQMVSLDANNGLAARIQALDSLTNANNAVYWANILIMALFIMIEMAPILVKLMAKRGPYDHLLELYEAGVILSADEQWYKKSRESELRKDVFDEIQPERKAARKAFDLSLLERE, encoded by the coding sequence ATGAATAAACTAGAACGCTTTCTTGTATTTTGTTCAGGGGCTTACCAACCTCTGGTGAAGCGGTGTCCAGGTTCCATCCATCAATTTATTGGAATAGGAGGGACTGTTCTTTTTACTGCGGTGTTTGCAGGCTTGTCTGTTGGTTATGCACTTTTCACTGTTTTTGAATCTATTTTTGCCGTTTTGGCGGTTGGAATTGTATGGATGCTGATGATTTTTAATTTGGATAGATACATTGTGTCTACCCTTAAAAAGAGGGAGAAATTCCTTTCTGAATTTAAGCAGGCCATACCCAGGCTTTTATTGGCAGTATTGATTGCCTTGGTCATTGCAAAGCCATTGGAGTTAAAGATATTTGAAAAGGAGATCAACCGGGAGTTGGATCGGCAGCGTTTGGCCACTATCAGTGATAGTAAGGATGAAATAAAGGCTGGATACCCAGAATTACTTGATTTAGAAGCCCAAATCGATGAATTGAATGCTGAAATTAAAGAAAAAGAAGCTTTTAGAAATCAAAAGCAAATAGAATATGACAATGAGCGTTTTGGTGTGAAAACGAGTGAAACTACCGGTAGAGCAGGTATTGGGATCAATGCAGAGAAAAAGGAGAGGCAACTAGATCAAGCCCAACAAGATTTGGAATACACCCAAAGCTTAAACCGCAAGAAAATAGACGATTTGGTAAAACAGAAATATGAATTAAACGAAAAAATGGCTGGAGAATTGGATTACCAAATGGTTTCACTTGATGCCAACAATGGCCTAGCAGCGAGGATTCAAGCGCTAGATTCACTTACAAATGCTAACAACGCTGTGTATTGGGCCAATATTCTAATTATGGCCTTGTTTATTATGATAGAAATGGCCCCTATTTTAGTCAAACTAATGGCTAAAAGAGGGCCTTATGATCACCTTTTGGAATTGTATGAGGCCGGAGTTATTTTGTCAGCTGATGAGCAATGGTATAAGAAGAGCAGGGAAAGTGAATTGAGAAAGGATGTTTTTGATGAAATTCAACCCGAGAGAAAAGCAGCAAGAAAGGCATTTGATTTAAGTTTGCTGGAGAGAGAATGA
- a CDS encoding sulfatase family protein, translating into MNFNKLLIFNCILLFSVACKQEVEETKKEKPSVAPNVVFVLADQWRAQSIGYQGNKDVITPNLDSLAKESAVFHNAVTVMAVCAPWRGSFISGQYPLTHGVFYNDKPFPTEANTIAKIYKKAGYQTGYIGKWHLNGHKRGEEPFSARNKPVPKERRQGFDYWKVREVTHNYNDSFYFDEENQKQYWEGYDAFSQTDSAISYINKNKDNPFLLVLSWGPPHDPYHTAPEAYKKMYDASKISLRPNVPEAFADSARNVLANYYAHCTALDHSVGELLAAIDEAGIADNTIFVFTSEHGDMLMSKGALKKQRPYDESIKVPLLIRYPDKLGKVAHQIYDPINTPDLLPTLLGLSDLGIPETIEGTDFSKPLIDGDELGNEAALIMLPVPFHEWKFLNGGREFRGVRTKKYTYVKDLLGPWLLYDNELDPYQMHNLVDLPQFTQLKNHLDGVLMAKLKATNDEFLPADKYMTKWKYLYDRNDSIRKENYLELNR; encoded by the coding sequence ATGAATTTTAATAAACTGTTGATTTTTAATTGTATTCTTTTATTTAGTGTTGCTTGCAAGCAAGAGGTAGAAGAAACTAAGAAGGAAAAGCCTTCAGTTGCCCCAAATGTTGTTTTTGTATTGGCTGATCAATGGAGGGCCCAATCTATAGGTTACCAAGGGAATAAGGATGTCATTACGCCTAACCTGGACAGCCTTGCTAAGGAAAGTGCGGTGTTTCACAATGCTGTGACTGTAATGGCTGTGTGTGCTCCTTGGAGAGGTAGTTTTATCTCCGGGCAGTACCCTTTGACCCATGGGGTGTTTTATAATGACAAACCATTTCCTACAGAGGCCAATACTATTGCCAAAATATATAAAAAAGCTGGTTATCAAACTGGCTACATTGGGAAATGGCACCTTAATGGTCACAAAAGAGGTGAAGAACCATTCAGTGCAAGGAATAAACCTGTTCCAAAAGAAAGAAGACAAGGTTTTGATTATTGGAAAGTTAGGGAAGTTACCCATAATTACAATGACTCCTTTTATTTTGATGAGGAGAACCAAAAGCAGTATTGGGAAGGGTATGATGCATTTTCACAAACAGACAGTGCCATAAGTTATATCAATAAAAATAAGGACAATCCTTTCCTTTTGGTGCTTTCCTGGGGGCCTCCGCATGACCCATACCATACAGCTCCAGAAGCGTATAAAAAAATGTATGATGCTTCAAAAATCAGTTTACGCCCCAATGTTCCAGAAGCTTTTGCGGATAGTGCCAGAAATGTTCTTGCCAACTATTATGCACATTGTACAGCCTTGGATCATTCGGTAGGTGAATTGTTAGCAGCAATTGATGAGGCAGGAATTGCCGACAATACCATATTTGTTTTTACTTCTGAGCATGGAGATATGTTGATGTCCAAAGGTGCATTGAAAAAACAAAGGCCTTATGATGAGTCCATAAAGGTGCCTTTACTCATTAGATACCCTGACAAATTGGGCAAAGTGGCACATCAAATTTATGATCCGATCAATACTCCTGATCTTTTACCTACTTTATTGGGTTTAAGTGATCTGGGAATACCTGAAACCATAGAGGGAACTGATTTTTCTAAACCTCTTATTGATGGTGATGAATTGGGAAATGAGGCTGCTTTGATCATGCTCCCTGTGCCTTTTCATGAATGGAAATTCTTAAACGGGGGAAGGGAATTTAGAGGTGTAAGAACAAAAAAATATACCTATGTAAAAGATCTGCTGGGTCCATGGTTGTTGTATGACAACGAGCTAGACCCTTATCAAATGCATAATCTCGTTGATTTGCCTCAATTTACACAATTAAAAAACCATCTTGATGGAGTGTTAATGGCAAAACTAAAGGCCACAAATGATGAATTTCTTCCTGCCGATAAGTACATGACAAAATGGAAGTACTTATACGATAGGAATGATAGCATTAGGAAGGAAAACTATCTCGAACTTAACAGGTAA
- a CDS encoding GDSL-type esterase/lipase family protein, translating into MMTKNNFFLISLLLFTCSSVFAQNPERFKDQVAKINKDYPVKDNLNSIVFTGSSTIRMWKSLQKDFPEHNVINGGFGGSQASDLNFYINELILDYKPTKVFIYEGDNDLSAGKTVEDILVTFDLIISKIHEALPETEIILISPKPSVARWELADQYLDLNKKLKKSTKGKKYLKYADLWKPMLAKDKEPMKDIFLKDNLHMNEKGYAIWAKTIKRFL; encoded by the coding sequence ATGATGACAAAAAACAACTTCTTTTTAATTTCACTCTTATTATTTACTTGTTCTTCAGTTTTTGCACAAAATCCTGAAAGATTTAAAGATCAGGTGGCTAAGATTAATAAAGATTATCCTGTAAAAGACAATTTAAATTCGATTGTATTTACCGGTAGTTCCACAATTCGTATGTGGAAAAGCCTGCAAAAAGATTTCCCTGAGCACAATGTAATAAATGGTGGGTTTGGGGGGTCACAAGCAAGTGATTTGAATTTTTACATCAACGAATTGATCCTAGATTATAAGCCTACCAAGGTCTTTATTTATGAAGGAGACAACGATCTTTCAGCTGGTAAAACTGTAGAAGACATATTGGTCACATTTGACCTTATCATTAGTAAAATTCACGAAGCACTTCCAGAAACAGAAATCATTCTTATAAGCCCAAAACCAAGTGTTGCTAGATGGGAATTGGCTGATCAATACCTTGATTTAAACAAAAAACTAAAGAAATCCACAAAAGGGAAAAAATACTTGAAGTATGCAGATCTATGGAAGCCTATGCTTGCCAAAGACAAGGAACCTATGAAAGATATCTTTCTTAAAGACAATCTTCACATGAATGAAAAAGGTTATGCCATTTGGGCCAAAACGATTAAGAGGTTTCTATAA